In Heliangelus exortis chromosome 3, bHelExo1.hap1, whole genome shotgun sequence, the genomic stretch TGGGGTGGGGAAATCATGGAACTATGGAATGGCTTGAGTTAGGAAGGAATTAGAGAGCATCTGCTCCAACCTCATGAGTTTATCCCTGGGGGAGATCAGGTGGTGTTAACCTGACCCCCCAGAGGGAATAATGAGAGCCAGGAAAACCCAGGAAAACTCAGGTTGCTCTGAGAGCCTCCAGGCATCTGCTGCAGAGGTGGATGAAGgtcccatccctgctctgtgctttaTCCCCACCCAAGCCTCCCATCCCACTTGGAAAAATGGGATGGACACGTGTCATGTAAAAGGGCTTGAGTGGAATTcctcttgttccttttttttccccttgcgGGGATGAGTTGTACTCCTCCTATTCAAATTATCTGGCTTCCAGGGCCTGGAGGAGAGAGGTGGTGTTTTTATCATCATAATATTCAGGCCCTGTGCATCCTGAGgcttaaaaaacaacaacaacaaaaaaaaaaaaaaaccactgagcAGTGTAACACcatcttcaaaacaaaaccttcaggcattctttttttgtcagtgtGCTTCAACCAGaggggaaatgaaaataaataaaataagataaaataagataaaataagataaaataaggtaaaataaaataaaataaaataaaataaaataataaaataaaataaaataaaataaaataaaataaaataaaataaaataaaacaaaagagatataaaaacaaaacaaatattttttttttaagatttaaaaaagattttgggGCTTTTCTTCCCAACCCTCTGCAAAAATGCACCCAGGAGACCCGTTCAGAGCAGGATGGAGGCTTGTGGcatcctctctccctgccccatcATGGCACTTCCAAGGGGTGTGATGGGCACATTTGGAGACAACCTGAGTCTGCAAAAGCCTGGGACAGCAcgggctgtccccagctgccatcccagctccaaaacacagataaaaagcAGTTGCTATGTGCTGGgctgcatgtgtgtgtgtaaaggGTTTATAAATCTGTCCTCAGACCAGGAAATCTCCTGCGCCTTTTAGATTTAAGAGAAGTTGCCTTCCTGTTGTATTCCCAGATAACACAGCTCTGATCGAGCCCACTTGTAAATAACTTCATAGATTTAATCAGTTCCTTTGGAAAACCTTGGTGTTCCCACAAGGTTTTTTCGGTCGGGTCCCGGGGAAAAACGCTCAGAAACAAATTCCCCAAAAGAAATTGGGGAGCTTCCACCACTCCAGACCCTCCACATCCCCATAACCTGCAAGGAAGCAGCTCCACAAGGGGAATCCAGCTCCTTGGGCaatggaagaggagagagatcAGGAAACCCAAGCAGATGCTGAACCCCCTCACATTTAcctcctgccctctccatcACTCCTGATCTGACAAGAGTCAATAGGAACACCCAGGCACGTGGTAAATCACTGCACAAACACCCCGGCTTGGGATCCGTGCTGggtttttccccttccctgcacGGCTTGGATGGGGCAGCCAGCCCAAGGAAAtgccttcccagctcctttctccccccccccccagctttgcttggcagcctggggaggaaATCCACAATCAGTCAAAGCTGCAGCCCTGCAACCCATGTCAGGGGGTCAGAATCATAAAGGAATCACAGCAACTAAATATATTCCTCAGGGCAGGTTGCAGGGATGAGCTGGGCAAAGAGgtctggggtggggggtggggtcCCACTGGGGAATTTTGGTCCCTTCCCCATCCTGGAGTATCCTTTGTCCTCGCTGGGGGATGCTTCTCAGGGGTGATTTTTTCTGCCCTCATGAGCACCCAAGGGTGTAGAAGGAAATATTGTTGTGTGAGGGtggtacttccatggtggctTTGCAGGATGGGGAAGTGCACcagaaaatgcagcaagaagtggggaaaaaaaaaagaaaaaaaaaaaaaaaaaaaaagaaaaattgcaagaaagcacaaaaccaaCCCTTTGCCTCCCAGTTGGGACCAACTGGGGATGTCTCACCCCTTCTGGGCCACCCCTGCCCTGTGTGGACCCTGTGAAGCTCATTGTGGAGCTCATCCAGGCTGgaccagcacccagcacctccacTGGGTCTCCCTATACGAGGGGAACTGGGAATTAGGGTTAACTGGGTGAAAACCCTCCCGGGGGAGGTGGGGAGCAAACCGCAGCCTGGAGGAGTGGTTAAATCAGGAGGTGAGGGGGAAAGGGCTGCAAGGACCCCGTGCCTTGATTTCCctttgctgcagctggggagggggctaGAAGTGTGGGGGGGGACATTTTGCACCCTTAGGGACACCTTCCTTTTGGggacattttccttttctttccaggttcacgccctcccctccccaaaatatttcagtggctTCATCCCTCCTCTCTGCATCCCCCCCAGGTCTTGAAGTTTTAGAGGCTCCAGGGCACgggaggggatttttttttttttggggggggggtatGTGACAGAgccattttcctcctccctcctcttcagCCTCGCAGCgggcaaaaaacccaactaaatcataattaaaaaaggaTAAGAGAGGGGGGCGGGAAGTAGAaaggggaggtgtgggggggggggcattgGGGCAGAGGGTGGGGAGAAGTtttctcccagctccatcctggcCCTGGGGGCTGAGGAGTTTGCAAACAAGGAGGAGCAGCCGAGTACCTTCGGTGTCATTGGAGGAGGGTGTGTGGTTTGTGGTTtgtgtggtgggttttttttttttttttttttttcttccttccaagGAGCTCATAAATAGAGGCGAGGCCGGAGCGAAGAGGTTGGGACTTGCGAAGGGGACCCCCGCGGGCAGGtcaggggttttttggggagggggtgggtgggtgggttttGGCCCTGGGGCCGGGGTCATGGCTGCGCTGATGAACACCTACCCATGGCCGGAGAGACTGGAAGGGGACGGAACCGGGGGGCTGCCAGCTGGACCACCCCCCCCATCACTCCCAACCCCTGCAACTCGTTGCCAAGCCGGGGAAAAAAGCTCGGAAAGCCGGATCCGCCGCCCCATGAACGCGTTTATGGTGTGGGCAAAGGACGAGAGGAAGAGGCTGGCGGTGCAAAACCCTGACCTGCACAACGCGGAGCTCAGCAAGATGCTGGGTGAGGAGGGGtgaggggcttggggggggggggggggtaattaaggggaaaggggaggattAGGGTGCCCATGCATCCGCTCGGCTCTCTCCTGGGGTGTAAAACGTGTTCAGATCCGGTATCAAGGGGTGGGCACCCATGCACCCACATGGCTGTCTCCGGGGGTGCAAACTCTGTCTGGATTCAATGCGCCGGGGTGGGCACCCATCCGGACATCCCCAGGGGGTGCAAACTCTGTCCAGATGCAGTGTTCTGGGGTGGGCACCCATGCACCCATCCAGGCGTCCCCAGGGGGTGCAAAAACTCTGTCCAGTTGCAGTATTTTGGGGTGGGCACCCATGCACCCATCTGGGTGTCCCCAGTGGGTTCAAACTCTGTCCAGGTGGGGACCCAGGTGCCATCCTGGGGGTGCAAACCTTGCCTTGGGGTGGGTAGGCACCCACTTGGGGATCCCATGGAGTTCAAATGCTCTCTGGAATCCACACACCCCAGGGTGGGCATCCATGCACCCACACAGGGACCCCCAGGGGTGTAAACCCTGCCTGGGTGGGGATCCAGGCACCCTCTGTGCCAACCCTGCTGGGTGCAAGTTCTGCCCAGTCCTGGtgccagcaccctggggtgccTCCATCCTCCCAGCCACCCCATGGGATCCAGGAAGGTCTGGCACATAGCAGTTGGGCACCCAGGCACCCACAGGGGCACCCCCAGGGGTGCAAACCCTCTCCAGATGCAATGCCCCAGGGTGGGCATTTGTGCACCCACTTGTGGGGTGCAAAACCTGCCCGGGTACAGCACCCTGGAGCAACaccctccctgcttccctgtGGGGTGCAAAGCCTGAGGGGTCCAGCACCCAAGGGGACAGGCACCCATGTGCACACCCTGACATCCCTGGGGTGCAAATCCTGCTGGGGTGCAAACTCCTCATGCCAGGAATCTCTGGAAAGCATGGAAGGAGGGACGCCCAAATTTTCCTGACATggcttttctgtccctttttgtCCCTGAGCTCACAATCCCACCCCAAAACTGCATGGATGGGGACTGCATGCGTggttctgttggtttttttgggggggggtcaAAATCCATCTGGAACACATTTGTTTCCCACTCCCCATCTACTATTTCCCCCTTTTCTTAATGCCCTTaaaatcttaatattttttttttttttttttttttttttttttttgactccaAACCAAGGGGGCAAACAGAAATAACCAGCCCAGACAGCCTGAGAAAGAACTGCTTGAATTGCAACACAGTTTTTCTGTCCAGCTTCTTACTCAAAGTCTGTGTTTCCCTGGACagttttgtggtgttttctttggtggtttggttttttgtttttttttttttttttcctcctcactgctttgctgtgcaGCATTTCAGCTTTTATTAGTCTTACTTCTCCTGGCTCTTTGGCAATGGGAAGGCATCAAAAAAGCTTTGATCCAcatcctccttttttcccccctaccCAGAAAAACAGCCTGGAGTAGCCCCACCATAAGATAAATTCCCCCCCCCAACCTCATCCCGGCGCCACTTCTCTGTCCTGTGTCTTGGGGACATTTTGTGTATCTCAAAGAGGGAGCAGTGAGGTCCTGGCACCCAGGTCTATGTATGCCCTGGTGTGATTCCCAGCAGGGCACGGGCTGGGACACAACCAGGGACACCATGTCCTGACCTCCTGCTCAGCCAAGCATGGCCTTGGCTGTCCCCGCTCAGCAGCCGGCCCGGGTTGTGGAGATGGAAGGAGTTTATTTGCCCTGATTTATTTGCAGTAAGGCTCAGCTCACCCTCAACCCACCCTCtttgaggagctgggatgggtgAGGGAGTTGGTGGACATACAGGAGCTTcaacccccctccccaccaccttcttcttcttctcccatCTCATCCTTCTGTGGGGTTTGTGCGCTGCATCCTCCACGCGCCCAGGCTTGGATTTTGGGATCCCCCACTTTGCTTACACCAAAACTTTGGGAAGCaacccccttctccccccttctAGCTATGGATCCAACCACCACCAGCACTCAGGGAGGGGTTTGGTTCTCTTGTTTCAGGGAAATCCTGGAAAGCCTTGAGCCTCTCGCAGAAGCGTCCCTACGTGGAGGAAGCGGAGCGGCTGCGGGTGAAGCACATGCAAGATTATCCCAACTACAAATACCGTCCCCGGAGGAAGAAGCAGGTTAAGAGGATCTGCAAACGGGTGGATCCTGGGTTTTTGTTGGGCAGCCTGACACGGGACCAAAACACGGTGCCAGAGAAGAGGACCTGCAGCCGGGTTGGCGGGGAGAAAGAGGGGTCGGGTGAGTACCCCCCTCGCCCGGGTCTGCCGCCCATCCGGGGGTACAGGGAGGCTccgggcagcagcagcagcaccagtgtGGACACCTACCCCTATGGGCTGCCCACCCCCCCGGAGATGTCACCTCTGGATGCCATAGACCCCGAGCAAAGCTTCTTCTCCTCACCTTGCTCCGATGAGCATCACCGCTCCCACCTCGCCGGAGCCACTTACTCCTCGGAGTATGGGAGCAGCTCCCTCCCGTGCAACCACCACCCTCTCAGCCCCATGTCACAGCCAGCCACCTGCATGATCCCCCCGGCCACCAGCtgccctccccttcctccacctcctcctcctcctcctcctgccaacTACTACACACCCgccttcccctcccttcaccCCCCCAGCCTCCATGCCCACCTGGGCCAGCTCTCCCCACCTCCTGACCACCATGGCTTTGACACCTTGGACCAGCTGAGCCAAGCAGAACTCCTGGGGGAGATGGACCGCAACGAGTTCGACCAGTATCTCAACAACCCTGCTCATGGTGACCACCATGGGGGGGGCTTGGTCAATGGACAGGTCCCAGCATCTGGCAGCTCCCACACCTCCGAGACCAGCCTCATCTCTGTCCTCGCTGATGCCACGGCCACCTACTACAATAACTACAGTGTCTCTTagacccccccaaccccctggTTGGGGCCACCTGGACTGGCTGAGGAAGGACCTGACAAAGTATTACaaggagcagctccctggggacatCACTCACCACCCCTCAGGGTGACAGAGCCGGAGCCACGAGGGTGACGGAGTCTCCTCGGTGGTGTAGGTAAAGGATTTTGGTCCTTGGCTCACCACTGTTGCAAAGTCTTGGgtgctctgctccccacaggGCCAGGAGGGGAATTTCCCAACGCCAAAACCCTTTGGCCAAGTCCCTGTCAC encodes the following:
- the SOX7 gene encoding transcription factor SOX-7, with the protein product MAALMNTYPWPERLEGDGTGGLPAGPPPPSLPTPATRCQAGEKSSESRIRRPMNAFMVWAKDERKRLAVQNPDLHNAELSKMLGKSWKALSLSQKRPYVEEAERLRVKHMQDYPNYKYRPRRKKQVKRICKRVDPGFLLGSLTRDQNTVPEKRTCSRVGGEKEGSGEYPPRPGLPPIRGYREAPGSSSSTSVDTYPYGLPTPPEMSPLDAIDPEQSFFSSPCSDEHHRSHLAGATYSSEYGSSSLPCNHHPLSPMSQPATCMIPPATSCPPLPPPPPPPPPANYYTPAFPSLHPPSLHAHLGQLSPPPDHHGFDTLDQLSQAELLGEMDRNEFDQYLNNPAHGDHHGGGLVNGQVPASGSSHTSETSLISVLADATATYYNNYSVS